CCTTGGATGAACAAGTGAAGCTCCGTACAGCCGATTGATTCGAAGTATCGCCGTTTATCTCGAAGAGAATTGACGAGTTGCTCCAGGTCCGCTGTGCATTTGATGCCGTCCATGGTCAGCTCTTCGATGGGCATCGGCCAGCCTTTGGATCGAAGGAGCTGGTCAACTTGCGGCTTCATCGAGTTAGTAGTATCAACGAGCGACACTGCCAGAGCGGCAGGCCCGGAGGTCTTTACACCTTCATGAAGTGAGATAAGCTGCTGGAAGTTTTCAAACGGCGGAGTCTTTCGGGCGAGGTCGCGCAGTTGCGTGTTTTGCTTCCAGAGGCGAAACGCGGCATAGGCTGCGAACACGACGTAGCGACCTGAAGAATGTTTGCGAGCCAACCGATGGAACTGCCTAATGAATTGAGCCAGGTAAACATGGTCAAGCCTTTCGTCGCTAGTCAGTTGTAACTTGTCAGTTGTAACTTGTAACTCGTCACCGAGCTTTGAGTGCTAACGACTGACTTCTGATCTCTGACCTCTGACTTCCGACCTCTGACTTCTGCTCACTTCGTCCTCGTCAGAGTCCGAATTCAAACCCTATCTCTTCGATCTCTTGCCGGCTAAGAACGACGCCTGCCGGGATTCGTGATTTCAGCTTGAAGACGATGGCCTTCTCGCCAGTTTGTTGAGTGTACTCGGTGCGATTGACCGGCACGGCGTGTTCAAGAGTTCGCTTAAGACCGCAGAGCGTCAACGGCTGGTAGGTGTACGAGCCAAAACTGGTGATGACCGAAGTGTTAAGCAGCCTTATTGTCATCTGAGTCGTTAATCGATCGGTGCCACGTCAACGGGATCGTTGAACCGTCCAGCAAGGTTGTTAGACATTCCGCAGGTGACATGAGCTATACCGACCTCAACTGTCCGAATATTCGTTGCCATTCTTTTCCAGCAGCGGCAGACCTATTTCCTCCTTGCTAGCCAATGGCAGGGGTATTGGTTCAGGGCGTCGTTTATTACCGACGAACCATTCAAACTGCATCCCTTCAGGATTGGGTTTAGCGAAGTCCCCGTGAGGTTCAACATAGTAAGGCGGACGGGGATAGTGGATAGGCAAACCTATGGAGGGTTCAGTGAGCAGTGCTTGCAAGTCTTTGACATTTTCCAGTTCGAGAAAATCCTTGCCGTAAAGCTCTTTCATCTTCGTCTTGAATGAAATGACACAACGCTCACGCCAGACGCTCTCCGTGATGGTTCGCCAGCCACTTGTGTCCAACATGGCATAACGTTCGCCCGGATCGCAGATTTCCACCTTCTCTACTTTGACCAAGACACTGCCGAACCCAAGCGGCTTGGCGAAACCGAGGCGATGATGCCAGCCCTCGAGTTCCAGAGCCCAAAGCAGCGCGCCCACCTCTTCTTTTGCCAGATTCTCGAATTCCACCGTGAAAGTGAACGCCCCAGATTTCAACACGCCGCTGGCAGTGCGATTTTGATCGTCTTCTCTCCAGCCCGAGCGTACATACTCTTGCTCGCTAAGCATTTGCCCGTGATGCCGATACACCTTGCGCCCTCGCAACCGCGCTTGGTTGTCATCGTAGTTGAGTTTGCCTGTTCGATCAGGCTGCCCGTCCCCCCTTACCAGATAGAAGTTGGTGGTAGTTGGTTTGGGACTTGAAAGAATGGCAAGAGGGATTGGTGTCTCGAACGCCTCAATTGTGCCTGCGACCGGCTTGCCGTGCGAGAAGCGGACACGGCCAGCGTAGGCGGTTTGTTTACCTTGTGCTTGCTTCTCCTCTCCGGAGACCCAGCCAAAGATACGGCACGCCGGGCACAGCGTTTGTGCGTCATTGCAGCGATGAAGGCGCGGAGGCAACAGATCACCTATGGAGCGCTTGTATCCCACTCGTGGAACGGAAACGGGAACAATGAACTCGACTTGGGGGTTATTCGATGTTCCGTTCAAGAATGCGTATACAAGCTCGCCGCCTTTCAATTGTCGCTCCTCATCTCTGTACACGAAGCGACTGAGAGCGGGTTCGTCACCAACACGCTTATCGATTGGTTGGCCTTGCCGAGAGCGGTTCTGCACTTTATCGCGGTGGCGTTCTTGATAGTCTGAGATCAACCCTTCGTAGGCTCTACGGACAGGCTCATCCAGACTGATTGTCTCAGGGCAAGAATCGTCTTCCTGATCTCGGAAGAAAAACCGCTCGCTGTGTTTCGGCTCAATGTTTTGATTTGTCAGGCAAAGCCATCCCGGTTTCACAACCTGACCGTCGCGTAAATTACTTTCTAGTTCATCTCTGCTGTTGCCAAGCGCAACAACATCCCAGAACTTTATTCGAGGGTGAGGGTGCTCAGTCAGTTGCATTATGGCGAAACACTCTTTGCCATGAGTCAAATCGCGCAGCTTTACTTCCATGCCAGCTTTTGTACGAACTTTGAAGAGGCGCGTTCTGCGATTTTGCGGCTCTTTCACCAAAGTCCCGCTTGGCTTGATTGGCCAATAGCGAAAGAGCCATGCCGCATATTGTTCGTCTCTCGGCCCGGTACCGATTCGCAAATCTGCCGTGCCCGTTAGCAAACGCAAGAGCCAGCCCGACGCGCTTTTTTCCACTCGCGCTGGAACCAACCAAGGAGCCTGCCTTGAGTCAAAGTGATAGCTCAACCTCTTGTTGGTGAAAACCGCAAAACAGGAATTCGTCGCGGTCTCGAATATTGCACGAATCATTCCGCGCAAGCTGCTAGCAGGCAAAGCTGGTTGTCCTTCGTACTCGAAAAATCGGTAAATCTTGTGCCCTTCCTTCTCCTTATCTTTCAACTCTCGTACCGCATGCGAGTCGGAGATGAACAGCGGTGTCTTTGCGTCAACGCGACAAGTGATGCGCCCGGTTAACCCGATATAGCGGTCGTGCGGCGGCGGCGGACAATTGCCCAAGTTGTGATCGGTTGGGCGTTCACGCTCCAGGTAGCGCACGAAGTTGTAGGGATTGAGAAAGCGATACGGGCCTTTGCGCTCTTTGGTCTTCGGTTCTTCGCTGGTTGAGACTTGATTTTGCGTGTTCTGCTCGACAGCCATGCCTGCTCCTCCTTCTACTCTGCCAACTCACGCAACCAGACGAACTCTACGCGTCCGGCGCGGCTGAACGTCCAATAACAAATGCGCACTCGTTGCCAAGCTGCCGTCGCGGCTGGCTCAGGGTAGTCGAGTGACGCGCGGCCTACCCGGTCGTCAAACCAGCGGGTTTGCCCGTCTTTGCGCTCGCCCCAGAGCAAGGCGCTTTCATCGCAACGGTGAAAAGTGACAACCTTGGTTTTCGTCCAGAACTTATCTGGCGCCGATTGATTGCTAGATGGCGGTTGCGCAGTGGGTTTGCCGATAAAGCGCCAGCGAAAGTTTGCGCCATCACGTCGCAACTCCAAATCGCCTCCATCGCCGAACAATCGGCCACGCTCCAACAGGTTGATCTCGTCCGGCAGCGCGTCTCGCTCGAAATCTATCCGGCTGGCATATTCCCAGATGCGGAACGGCATTTCGTTCAGGCTGTACTTTGATAGCAACTCAGCCAATTCGGTTTCCGCGCACAGACCCCCCCAGATTGCCAGATCAGCTTCGCCATATTGCTTCCCTGTTGTTACTTCGGTGACAAGTTGATTGAAGTCCACTGCTTTCTGCTTTGCGCTCATAGCGTCTCCTTCCTGGGATAAAGGTGATCGACCTTCCCGAAGTAGGTGTCATCGCATCGCTCAATACCCCAATCACATTTCTTGATTTCTTTCTTGAATGCTTCTACCCAGTGTTCGACTTGAGTCAGCCATTGTAGCTGGGTGTCGTTGTTCAAAGCGGCCACGCGATATACACCGCTGCTCGTTGTTACTGGCAGCCCAAAGCCATCATCACCCAGAAACCCGAGTTGCGCTTCCCAGTCGCCTGTTGGAATGTGAACTCGCCCGAAGCCTTTGGCTGCGCCGAACCCAACACTGAGCCAACCGTCGCGCAGGTCTCGTAACACCAGCACCAACCAGCCCAATTCCCACGGCTCCGGGTTCTCCAGATGCATGCGCACGCGGAAAGCCGGACGCCACAGCGCGAGGGCGTCAAACTTGAATTGGTCCGCACCGCCGCCGGTGAAGCGGTCAATCGCCAGGAAATCCTGCATCTTGTATTCCGGTTTTTCTCCGGAGAACGGCGCGTCTTCGACGATCAAGCGACTGCCGCGTTGCGTGCTGCCGAACAAACGGCAGGCCAAGCAAAGTTGAGGTTGATTGTCTTTCTCTTTCTCAGTGGCTGCCTTGTTATTGTGCTTGGGACGGTTTTTGAACAAACTGTCGCAGCTTTCGAGAGATGGGATGATTCCTCCCAAGCGACTTGCCAGAGGATGACAGGCCGGACAATGACGCAGGAACTCTTGGGTATTATTCGCCGCCGACGTGGCTAGCGTGCGCGCGATGCGCTCAGCGTGCGAGCGCAGCACGCCGCGCAACCCTGCGCCAGGCAAAACCGGCTTGGCCCAATCTGCAACAGCACTGGTCAATGGCGCGTGATCGAAGCCGCTGATGCAGCCGGAGGTGGCGTCATTTGTTAGCAATGGTCCATCAGCTTGCAACGCGAAGGTGAGGTTGAGCCAGCATCTTGCGACCGTTTGCGCATCTGTTGACTGAATTTCGATCTGTCCCACTTGCTGTGACAGCCACCCGGAGACTTCCTGAGCGCCTTTTTTCCAAGG
This window of the Acidobacteriota bacterium genome carries:
- a CDS encoding RAMP superfamily CRISPR-associated protein; its protein translation is MTQYCVITGTMQARTAVHLGAGVGNETTDALIRRDGAGHPLIPGTAIAGALRALLTRLVPHLGVRACKALGADDGKACGCEVCHLFGDVNPTDEENSPATASRLLVFDAKLKDGTASFIRDSVGIDRATGAAARAGAVKFDLEAIPQGCAFELRLELRGTDERGEQLLAAGLAEWQAGRAWLGGRVARGLGAFTLQDVRCVGLDLNQQAQLMNFLREDYPWKKGAQEVSGWLSQQVGQIEIQSTDAQTVARCWLNLTFALQADGPLLTNDATSGCISGFDHAPLTSAVADWAKPVLPGAGLRGVLRSHAERIARTLATSAANNTQEFLRHCPACHPLASRLGGIIPSLESCDSLFKNRPKHNNKAATEKEKDNQPQLCLACRLFGSTQRGSRLIVEDAPFSGEKPEYKMQDFLAIDRFTGGGADQFKFDALALWRPAFRVRMHLENPEPWELGWLVLVLRDLRDGWLSVGFGAAKGFGRVHIPTGDWEAQLGFLGDDGFGLPVTTSSGVYRVAALNNDTQLQWLTQVEHWVEAFKKEIKKCDWGIERCDDTYFGKVDHLYPRKETL
- the csx19 gene encoding CRISPR-associated protein Csx19 — protein: MSAKQKAVDFNQLVTEVTTGKQYGEADLAIWGGLCAETELAELLSKYSLNEMPFRIWEYASRIDFERDALPDEINLLERGRLFGDGGDLELRRDGANFRWRFIGKPTAQPPSSNQSAPDKFWTKTKVVTFHRCDESALLWGERKDGQTRWFDDRVGRASLDYPEPAATAAWQRVRICYWTFSRAGRVEFVWLRELAE
- a CDS encoding DUF1874 domain-containing protein, whose product is MTIRLLNTSVITSFGSYTYQPLTLCGLKRTLEHAVPVNRTEYTQQTGEKAIVFKLKSRIPAGVVLSRQEIEEIGFEFGL
- a CDS encoding TIGR03986 family CRISPR-associated RAMP protein; protein product: MAVEQNTQNQVSTSEEPKTKERKGPYRFLNPYNFVRYLERERPTDHNLGNCPPPPHDRYIGLTGRITCRVDAKTPLFISDSHAVRELKDKEKEGHKIYRFFEYEGQPALPASSLRGMIRAIFETATNSCFAVFTNKRLSYHFDSRQAPWLVPARVEKSASGWLLRLLTGTADLRIGTGPRDEQYAAWLFRYWPIKPSGTLVKEPQNRRTRLFKVRTKAGMEVKLRDLTHGKECFAIMQLTEHPHPRIKFWDVVALGNSRDELESNLRDGQVVKPGWLCLTNQNIEPKHSERFFFRDQEDDSCPETISLDEPVRRAYEGLISDYQERHRDKVQNRSRQGQPIDKRVGDEPALSRFVYRDEERQLKGGELVYAFLNGTSNNPQVEFIVPVSVPRVGYKRSIGDLLPPRLHRCNDAQTLCPACRIFGWVSGEEKQAQGKQTAYAGRVRFSHGKPVAGTIEAFETPIPLAILSSPKPTTTNFYLVRGDGQPDRTGKLNYDDNQARLRGRKVYRHHGQMLSEQEYVRSGWREDDQNRTASGVLKSGAFTFTVEFENLAKEEVGALLWALELEGWHHRLGFAKPLGFGSVLVKVEKVEICDPGERYAMLDTSGWRTITESVWRERCVISFKTKMKELYGKDFLELENVKDLQALLTEPSIGLPIHYPRPPYYVEPHGDFAKPNPEGMQFEWFVGNKRRPEPIPLPLASKEEIGLPLLEKNGNEYSDS